A DNA window from Streptococcus sp. LPB0220 contains the following coding sequences:
- the nagA gene encoding N-acetylglucosamine-6-phosphate deacetylase, translated as MSTYIKADQFYYPHGIRRGGYLELVDGKFGKHVESLPEGADVLDYSGYSIAPGLVDTHIHGFGGVDVMDNNIEGTLHTMSEGLLSTGVTSFLPTTLTSSYEQLLAVTENIGARYKEATGAKIRGIYFEGPYFTEKYKGAQNPAYMKDPSMEEFRAWQKAANGLLNKIALAPEREGVEDFVRTITGEGVTVALGHSNATFEEAKKAVDAGASVWVHAYNGMRGLTHRELGMVGAMYELPHTTAELICDGHHVDPLACDILMKQKGKENVALITDCMTAGGLEDGDYMLGEFPVVVAEGTARLKSTGNLAGSILKLKDGIKNVVEWGIANPHEAVMMASLNPAKSVHIDDVCGQIREGYDADFIVLDQNLDLVATYLDGVKRYQATN; from the coding sequence ATGTCTACATATATTAAAGCAGATCAATTTTATTACCCACATGGAATTCGCCGCGGAGGTTATTTGGAACTCGTTGATGGCAAGTTTGGAAAACATGTGGAAAGCTTACCAGAAGGTGCGGATGTGCTGGATTATTCTGGTTATAGCATTGCCCCAGGCCTGGTAGATACCCATATTCACGGTTTTGGTGGGGTAGATGTTATGGATAATAATATCGAAGGCACTCTCCATACCATGAGTGAAGGTCTCTTGAGTACAGGGGTTACGAGCTTTTTGCCTACGACCTTGACTTCCTCTTACGAACAGCTTTTGGCGGTAACTGAAAATATCGGTGCACGCTACAAAGAAGCAACAGGCGCTAAGATTCGCGGTATTTATTTTGAGGGACCTTATTTTACAGAAAAATACAAGGGAGCTCAAAATCCAGCTTATATGAAGGATCCAAGTATGGAAGAATTCCGTGCTTGGCAAAAAGCTGCCAATGGTCTGTTGAATAAGATTGCCCTTGCTCCTGAGCGTGAAGGGGTAGAAGACTTTGTTCGGACCATTACAGGAGAAGGAGTGACTGTCGCTTTGGGACACTCCAATGCTACTTTTGAAGAAGCTAAAAAAGCGGTTGATGCAGGTGCGAGTGTCTGGGTGCATGCCTACAATGGTATGCGTGGTTTGACGCACCGTGAACTCGGTATGGTTGGTGCCATGTATGAGTTGCCTCATACTACAGCAGAGTTGATCTGTGATGGTCATCACGTTGATCCACTAGCTTGTGATATCCTGATGAAGCAAAAAGGGAAAGAAAATGTTGCCTTGATTACTGACTGTATGACAGCTGGGGGCTTAGAAGACGGGGACTACATGCTTGGGGAATTCCCAGTTGTGGTCGCCGAAGGGACTGCGCGTTTGAAATCAACTGGCAATCTGGCTGGCTCAATCTTGAAATTGAAAGATGGAATAAAAAATGTTGTAGAGTGGGGCATTGCCAACCCTCATGAGGCAGTGATGATGGCCAGTCTTAATCCGGCAAAATCAGTCCATATTGATGATGTTTGTGGTCAAATCCGTGAAGGATATGATGCAGACTTCATCGTGCTTGACCAAAATTTGGATCTGGTGGCGACCTATCTCGATGGGGTCAAACGTTACCAGGCTACGAACTAG
- the ccrZ gene encoding cell cycle regulator CcrZ, producing the protein MDSNEKELSLTPIPGKSGKAYMGTYPDGGRVFVKMNTTPILAGLAKEQIAPQLLWSRRLPDGNVMSAQEWLNGEILTPNGMSKKQVVNILTRLHRSRPLMTQLKKLGYPVESPLELLNSWSNRLPIALRQNHYIQSVVKNLRKTVPAFREDYATIVHGDVRHSNWIETESGLIYLVDWDSVRLTDRMLDVAHILSHYIPDSNWRDWLGYYGYKYNQKVFDKLYWFGQYSFLCQIAKYYENNDLENVNREIYALRNFRLKYGKEI; encoded by the coding sequence ATGGACTCGAATGAAAAAGAGCTAAGCCTCACCCCAATTCCTGGGAAGAGTGGGAAGGCCTACATGGGGACCTACCCAGATGGTGGGCGCGTTTTTGTAAAAATGAATACGACCCCAATCCTTGCGGGTCTAGCAAAAGAACAGATTGCTCCTCAATTGTTATGGAGTCGACGCTTGCCAGATGGAAATGTGATGAGTGCCCAAGAATGGTTGAATGGAGAAATTCTCACGCCTAATGGGATGTCGAAAAAACAAGTCGTCAATATTTTAACGAGATTGCACCGTTCTAGACCTTTGATGACCCAATTGAAAAAACTTGGCTATCCGGTGGAATCTCCTTTAGAGTTGCTCAATTCGTGGAGTAACCGGTTGCCAATTGCCCTACGTCAGAACCACTATATCCAATCGGTCGTAAAGAATTTACGTAAGACAGTGCCTGCCTTTCGGGAGGATTATGCGACGATCGTCCACGGAGATGTTCGTCATAGTAACTGGATTGAGACAGAGAGCGGCTTGATTTATCTAGTCGATTGGGACTCTGTTCGTTTGACAGACCGGATGTTGGATGTGGCGCATATCTTGAGTCACTATATCCCAGATTCTAATTGGCGCGATTGGTTAGGCTATTATGGCTACAAGTACAATCAAAAAGTATTTGATAAACTCTATTGGTTTGGTCAATACTCTTTCTTGTGCCAAATTGCTAAATACTATGAAAATAATGATTTAGAAAATGTCAATCGCGAGATCTATGCTCTGCGCAATTTCCGGTTGAAATATGGAAAGGAAATATGA
- the rimP gene encoding ribosome maturation factor RimP: protein MATIATIVDLVTEVIQAAIKEPFELVDVEYGKMGGDYVLSIFVDKPEGITLNDTADLTEIISPLLDQIKPDPFPEQYFLEVTSPGLERPLKTKEALEGAVGKYVNISLYKAVEKQKVFEGNLVGFEEDVLTIEYMDKTRKKTVEIPYNLVSKARLAVKL, encoded by the coding sequence GTGGCAACCATCGCAACGATTGTTGACTTAGTAACAGAAGTGATTCAGGCAGCTATAAAGGAACCATTTGAATTGGTCGATGTTGAATATGGCAAAATGGGTGGTGACTACGTCTTAAGCATTTTCGTAGACAAACCAGAAGGGATCACACTGAATGATACAGCGGATTTGACAGAAATCATTAGCCCGCTATTGGATCAAATCAAACCAGACCCATTTCCAGAACAGTACTTTTTAGAAGTTACCAGTCCTGGCCTGGAGAGACCATTGAAAACCAAGGAAGCACTCGAGGGAGCTGTTGGCAAGTATGTCAATATCAGCTTGTATAAGGCTGTTGAAAAACAAAAGGTTTTTGAGGGGAACTTGGTAGGTTTTGAAGAGGATGTTTTGACCATTGAGTATATGGATAAAACACGAAAGAAAACTGTAGAAATTCCTTATAACCTTGTGTCCAAAGCAAGGTTGGCTGTAAAATTGTAA
- the trmB gene encoding tRNA (guanosine(46)-N7)-methyltransferase TrmB → MRVRNRKGATELLEANPQYVVLNPEDAKGKWHEIFGNDHPIHIEVGSGKGAFITGMAKANPEINYIGIDIQKSVLSYALDKVLEADLPNIKLLWVDGDSLTNYFEDGEIDQLYLNFSDPWPKKRHEKRRLTYKTFLDTFKQILPEHGEIHFKTDNRGLFEYSLVSFSQYGMTLKGVWLDLHASDFEGNVMTEYEKKFSSKGQVIYRVEAQF, encoded by the coding sequence ATGAGAGTTAGAAATCGCAAGGGAGCGACTGAATTATTAGAAGCGAACCCGCAATATGTGGTCCTAAATCCAGAAGATGCCAAGGGAAAGTGGCACGAGATTTTCGGAAATGACCATCCTATTCATATCGAAGTGGGTAGCGGAAAAGGGGCCTTTATTACTGGGATGGCTAAGGCCAATCCAGAGATCAACTACATTGGAATTGATATTCAAAAATCGGTCTTGAGTTATGCTTTAGATAAGGTCTTAGAAGCTGATCTTCCTAACATTAAATTGCTTTGGGTAGACGGAGATAGCTTGACCAACTATTTTGAAGATGGGGAAATTGATCAACTCTATCTGAATTTTTCAGATCCTTGGCCTAAGAAACGTCATGAGAAGCGTCGTTTAACATACAAGACCTTCTTGGATACCTTCAAGCAAATTCTTCCAGAACATGGGGAGATTCACTTTAAAACAGATAATCGAGGTCTGTTTGAATACAGTTTGGTGAGCTTTTCACAGTATGGTATGACGTTGAAGGGTGTCTGGCTAGACCTTCATGCTAGTGATTTTGAGGGGAATGTCATGACGGAATATGAGAAAAAGTTCTCAAGTAAAGGACAGGTCATTTACCGTGTAGAAGCACAGTTTTAG
- a CDS encoding aldo/keto reductase has protein sequence MNHYRLNNGVEIPVLGFGTWKAADGEEAYQAVLAALKAGYRHIDTAAIYQNEESVGRAIKDSGLKREDLFITTKLWNTNHTYEDAQAALEASLEKLGLDYVDLYLIHWPNPKPLRENDAWKKRNAEVWRAMEDMLAAGKVRAIGISNFLPHHLEALLETAHVIPAVNQIRLAPGVYQSEAIAASRKDGILLEAWGPFGQGELFQNEQVKEMAAKYGKTVAQLALAWSLQEGFLPLPKSVTPERIASNLNCFDFELTADDVELLRHLPVEAGAPDPDTKDF, from the coding sequence ATGAATCATTATCGTTTAAATAATGGAGTGGAGATTCCTGTATTGGGATTTGGAACTTGGAAAGCAGCGGATGGAGAAGAAGCTTATCAAGCTGTTTTAGCTGCTTTAAAAGCAGGTTATCGCCATATTGACACAGCTGCGATTTATCAAAATGAAGAGAGTGTAGGGCGTGCGATCAAGGATAGTGGTCTTAAGCGTGAAGACTTGTTTATTACCACCAAACTTTGGAATACGAATCATACCTATGAAGATGCTCAAGCTGCTTTGGAAGCGTCTCTTGAAAAGCTGGGCTTGGACTATGTCGATCTTTATTTGATTCATTGGCCAAATCCAAAGCCCCTTCGAGAAAATGATGCTTGGAAAAAACGAAATGCTGAGGTTTGGCGAGCAATGGAAGATATGCTAGCTGCTGGCAAGGTTCGGGCTATTGGTATTAGCAATTTTCTGCCTCATCATTTGGAAGCCCTCCTTGAAACAGCTCACGTCATACCGGCTGTGAACCAAATTCGTTTAGCCCCTGGGGTTTACCAAAGCGAAGCCATTGCAGCAAGTCGCAAAGATGGTATTTTACTAGAAGCTTGGGGACCTTTTGGCCAAGGAGAATTGTTCCAAAATGAACAAGTAAAAGAAATGGCTGCCAAATATGGAAAGACTGTCGCTCAACTAGCCCTGGCATGGAGTTTGCAAGAAGGCTTCCTTCCATTGCCCAAATCGGTTACGCCTGAGCGGATTGCAAGTAATCTAAATTGCTTTGATTTTGAATTGACGGCAGATGATGTGGAACTCCTTCGCCATCTTCCGGTTGAAGCAGGTGCACCAGATCCGGACACCAAAGATTTTTAA
- a CDS encoding Na/Pi cotransporter family protein, which yields MSINWQEIVFNFLGGLGLFLYSIKTMGEGLQQAAGDRLRYYIDKYTSNPFLGVLVGIGMTALIQSSSGVTVITVGLVSAGLLTLRQAIGIVMGANIGTTITSFIIGFKLGDYALPMLFIGAVCLFFTKNRLVNNVGRIVFGVGGIFFALNLMSGAMEPLKDLQVFRDYMVQLSKSPILGVFVGSGLTLLIQASSATIGILQNLYASHLIDLKGALPVLFGDNIGTTITAIIASLGANIAAKRVAGAHVAFNVIGTIICLVFLVPFTSLIQWFETTLHLSPEMTIAFAHGTFNITNTIIQFPFIGALAYFVTKLIPGEDEVVKYEPLYLDENLITQAPSIALGNAKKELLHLGGYARKAFSLSYEFILHQNEKTAEKGHKTEEAINTIDEDLTRYLIRLSSEALSPRESEVLTNILDSSRDLERIGDHAESLINLTDYLIRKKVVFSEAALAELEDIYSQTQEFVEDALKSVENNDVTLANELVVRHEAIEKLEKRLRKTHIRRLNQGECTPQAGVNFIDIISHYTRVADHAMNLAEKVQIEQI from the coding sequence ATGTCGATTAACTGGCAGGAAATTGTATTTAACTTTTTGGGAGGCCTGGGGCTCTTTCTCTATAGTATTAAAACCATGGGAGAAGGCTTGCAACAGGCTGCAGGAGATCGACTTCGCTACTATATTGATAAATATACGAGTAATCCCTTTCTAGGGGTTCTAGTAGGGATTGGGATGACTGCCTTGATTCAGTCGAGTTCAGGGGTTACAGTGATTACGGTCGGTCTGGTGAGTGCAGGACTTCTAACCCTCCGTCAAGCTATTGGTATTGTTATGGGGGCCAATATTGGAACGACTATTACCTCCTTTATCATTGGTTTTAAATTAGGAGACTACGCTCTTCCCATGCTCTTTATCGGAGCGGTTTGTCTCTTCTTTACCAAAAATCGTTTGGTTAATAATGTTGGACGAATCGTTTTTGGTGTCGGTGGTATCTTCTTTGCCCTCAACTTGATGAGTGGGGCTATGGAACCTCTTAAAGATTTGCAAGTCTTTCGTGACTATATGGTGCAGTTAAGTAAAAGTCCTATCTTGGGTGTCTTTGTTGGATCAGGCTTAACACTTTTGATTCAGGCCTCTTCTGCAACCATTGGTATCTTGCAAAATCTCTATGCTAGTCATTTGATTGACCTGAAAGGAGCCCTCCCAGTTCTCTTTGGTGATAATATCGGAACGACCATTACAGCTATCATTGCTTCCTTGGGAGCTAATATTGCGGCCAAACGTGTGGCAGGTGCCCATGTAGCCTTTAATGTTATCGGAACCATTATCTGTCTTGTCTTCCTTGTTCCGTTTACCTCTTTGATTCAATGGTTTGAAACGACTCTTCATTTATCCCCAGAAATGACCATAGCCTTTGCTCACGGAACCTTTAATATAACCAATACCATCATTCAATTCCCATTCATTGGAGCTTTGGCATACTTTGTAACCAAACTGATTCCTGGTGAGGATGAGGTTGTCAAATATGAGCCACTCTACTTGGATGAAAACTTGATCACTCAAGCGCCTTCGATTGCTCTTGGGAACGCGAAAAAAGAATTGCTTCATTTGGGTGGTTATGCAAGAAAAGCCTTTAGTCTTTCTTATGAATTTATTCTTCATCAAAATGAAAAAACAGCTGAAAAAGGTCATAAGACAGAAGAAGCCATCAATACTATTGATGAGGATTTGACTCGTTATTTGATTCGTTTGTCGAGTGAAGCCTTGAGTCCGAGAGAAAGTGAAGTTCTCACCAATATTTTGGATTCCTCACGGGATTTGGAGCGAATTGGAGATCACGCGGAATCTTTGATCAATCTGACCGATTATTTGATTCGCAAGAAAGTCGTTTTTTCAGAAGCTGCCTTGGCTGAGTTGGAAGATATTTATAGCCAGACTCAAGAATTCGTGGAGGATGCATTAAAGTCTGTTGAGAACAATGATGTGACTCTTGCAAACGAACTGGTAGTACGTCATGAGGCAATTGAGAAGTTGGAGAAAAGACTTCGGAAAACTCATATTCGTCGTTTGAACCAAGGCGAATGTACGCCACAAGCCGGAGTGAACTTTATTGATATTATTTCTCACTATACACGTGTTGCAGACCATGCCATGAATCTCGCCGAAAAAGTACAAATCGAGCAAATTTAA
- a CDS encoding ABC transporter ATP-binding protein — protein sequence MLEINKLTGGYVNIPVLKEVSFSVPDGQLIGLIGLNGAGKSTTINEIIGLLHPYAGEVRIDGLSLQEAPTDYRKKIGYIPETPSLYEELTLREHIETVAMAYDLDMDQVMVRVQPLLERFRLAEKLDWFPTQFSKGMKQKVMIICAYAVDPSLYIVDEPFLGLDPVAIADLIQLLADEKAKGKSILMSTHVLDSAEKMCDGFVILHKGQIRAKGTLDELRSTFGDEKASLNDIYMTLTEEETA from the coding sequence ATGTTAGAAATCAACAAGTTGACAGGGGGCTATGTCAACATCCCTGTCCTGAAAGAGGTGAGTTTTTCAGTTCCGGACGGCCAACTGATTGGTTTGATTGGACTAAATGGAGCTGGGAAGTCAACCACGATTAATGAAATTATTGGTCTCCTGCATCCTTATGCTGGGGAAGTACGGATTGACGGCTTGAGTCTTCAAGAAGCTCCAACTGACTATCGTAAAAAAATCGGCTATATTCCAGAAACCCCTAGCCTATATGAAGAATTAACCCTGAGAGAGCATATCGAGACCGTAGCTATGGCCTATGATTTAGACATGGATCAGGTCATGGTGCGCGTCCAGCCTTTGTTGGAACGATTCCGTTTGGCTGAAAAATTAGATTGGTTCCCGACCCAGTTTTCAAAAGGGATGAAGCAAAAGGTCATGATTATTTGTGCCTATGCAGTGGATCCAAGTCTTTATATTGTCGATGAACCCTTTTTGGGATTGGATCCTGTTGCGATTGCAGATTTGATTCAGTTATTGGCCGATGAGAAAGCAAAAGGAAAATCGATTTTGATGAGTACCCACGTTCTGGATTCGGCTGAAAAGATGTGTGATGGTTTTGTGATCCTACATAAGGGTCAGATCCGAGCAAAAGGGACCTTGGACGAGCTGCGCTCAACTTTTGGGGATGAGAAAGCAAGTCTAAATGATATCTACATGACCTTGACAGAAGAGGAAACAGCATGA
- a CDS encoding ABC transporter permease has protein sequence MKELMKKRQETFRTQCVKYSRYVLNDHFVLFMLIFIGFLAVQYSQFLQDLPKDTSLIRWSLMIGLLLLVPIGSIATYLEKPDALFLLVKEEEVKRYIKGQAKKSFVFWFLIQSFVLLLFVPLLLATGLGNLAIVAYILVLGLAKGAVFSWKEARFYQDGNLNWTLVIARENARKQLILRFFALFTTVKGITNSVKRRAYLDGFLGLLPKTHGNTWLHLYMRSFLRNGDLFSMTLRLLALSILAIIFIPQPLVVIALVALLNYLVIFQLLGLYSAFDYQPLTLLFPMKQGSKKAGLNKTIQLVMGMITVIEGGIGLVFISDKVLLLGLLAYTVALILLYLPFKMARLVDENR, from the coding sequence ATGAAAGAGTTGATGAAAAAACGGCAAGAAACGTTTCGAACTCAATGTGTAAAATATAGCCGCTATGTTCTCAATGATCATTTCGTCCTCTTTATGCTGATTTTCATAGGATTTTTGGCGGTTCAATACAGCCAATTCTTGCAAGATCTCCCCAAAGATACAAGCCTGATCCGCTGGAGTCTCATGATTGGCTTGCTCCTCTTGGTTCCGATAGGCTCCATTGCGACCTACTTAGAGAAGCCCGATGCTTTATTCCTTTTAGTAAAGGAAGAGGAAGTGAAACGTTATATCAAAGGGCAGGCCAAGAAGTCTTTTGTGTTTTGGTTTTTGATTCAAAGTTTTGTCCTTCTATTATTTGTGCCTCTTCTTCTGGCAACGGGGCTGGGTAACCTTGCTATTGTAGCTTATATCCTTGTCTTAGGATTGGCTAAAGGGGCTGTTTTTAGCTGGAAGGAAGCCCGCTTCTACCAGGATGGAAATTTGAATTGGACCTTGGTCATTGCTCGTGAGAATGCAAGGAAACAATTGATTCTTCGTTTCTTTGCCTTGTTTACAACGGTAAAAGGTATTACCAACAGTGTCAAAAGAAGAGCTTACTTGGATGGTTTCTTAGGGCTTCTTCCCAAAACACATGGCAATACGTGGCTTCACTTATATATGCGCTCCTTCCTACGGAATGGAGATCTTTTCTCTATGACTCTCCGACTCTTGGCTCTTTCCATTCTCGCTATCATTTTTATTCCCCAACCTCTCGTAGTGATTGCCCTTGTAGCCTTGCTCAATTACTTGGTTATTTTTCAATTACTGGGGCTTTACAGTGCTTTTGATTACCAACCCTTGACCCTTCTTTTCCCGATGAAACAGGGCAGTAAAAAGGCAGGGTTGAACAAAACGATTCAGCTGGTCATGGGGATGATAACGGTGATAGAAGGGGGAATTGGCCTGGTCTTTATTTCAGATAAAGTCCTGTTGTTAGGTCTACTGGCTTATACAGTTGCTTTAATCCTACTCTATCTTCCATTTAAGATGGCGCGCTTGGTTGACGAAAATCGTTAA
- the rbfA gene encoding 30S ribosome-binding factor RbfA codes for MASHFRTDRVGMEIKREVNEILQKKVRDPRVQGVTITDVQMLGDLSMAKVYYSIMSDLASDNQKAQTGLEKATGTIKRELGRNLKLYKIPDLTFVKDESIEYGNKIDEMLRNLNKD; via the coding sequence ATGGCAAGTCATTTTCGGACAGATCGAGTAGGGATGGAAATCAAGCGTGAAGTCAATGAGATTTTACAAAAGAAAGTCCGTGACCCGCGTGTTCAAGGCGTTACTATTACGGATGTTCAAATGCTAGGTGATTTGTCTATGGCCAAAGTGTATTATTCAATTATGAGTGATTTGGCTTCAGACAATCAAAAGGCTCAGACAGGCCTTGAAAAAGCAACAGGAACCATCAAGCGTGAATTAGGTCGGAATTTGAAACTGTACAAGATTCCGGATCTTACTTTTGTCAAAGACGAGTCTATCGAATACGGTAACAAGATCGATGAGATGTTACGCAATTTGAACAAAGACTAG
- the nusA gene encoding transcription termination factor NusA — MSKEMLEAFRILEEDKGIKKEDIIEAVTESLRSAYRRRYGQSESAAIEFNEKTGDFRVYTVREVVDEVFDSRLEISLKDALAISSAYELGDKIKFEEAPAEFGRVAAQSAKQTIMEKMRKQTRTITYNTYKEHENEIMSGTVERFDNRFIYVNLGSIEAQLSKQDQIPGEVFQSHDRIEVFVYKVEDNPRGVNVFVSRSHPEMIKRLMEQEIPEVYDGTVEIMSVAREAGDRTKVAVRSHNPNVDAIGTIVGRGGSNIKKITSKFHPARYDQKLDRMVPTEENIDVIEWVPDPAEFIYNAIAPAEVDQVIFDDEDSKHALVVVPDNKLSLAIGRRGQNVRLAAHLTGYRIDIKSASEFEEMEAAQETFEDQVESDEEQVD, encoded by the coding sequence ATGAGTAAAGAAATGCTAGAAGCCTTCCGCATTTTGGAAGAAGACAAAGGGATCAAAAAAGAAGATATCATTGAAGCCGTCACAGAATCATTGCGTTCAGCTTATCGCCGTCGTTATGGACAATCAGAAAGTGCAGCGATTGAATTCAATGAAAAAACTGGAGATTTCCGTGTTTATACGGTTCGTGAAGTGGTGGATGAAGTCTTTGATAGTCGCTTAGAAATCAGCTTGAAGGATGCCTTAGCCATTAGCTCTGCTTATGAGTTGGGGGACAAGATCAAGTTTGAAGAAGCACCAGCTGAATTTGGTCGTGTAGCAGCTCAATCTGCTAAACAAACGATCATGGAAAAAATGCGTAAGCAAACGCGCACCATCACCTATAACACTTATAAAGAACATGAAAATGAAATCATGAGTGGAACAGTGGAGCGCTTTGATAATCGTTTTATCTATGTCAATCTTGGTTCGATCGAAGCTCAATTGTCTAAGCAAGATCAAATTCCAGGAGAAGTGTTCCAATCTCATGATCGGATTGAAGTCTTTGTCTACAAGGTAGAAGATAATCCACGTGGTGTCAATGTCTTTGTTAGTCGAAGCCATCCTGAAATGATCAAACGTTTGATGGAACAAGAAATTCCTGAAGTCTATGATGGAACTGTTGAGATTATGAGTGTAGCGCGTGAAGCTGGAGATCGTACAAAAGTTGCGGTTCGCAGCCATAATCCAAACGTAGATGCGATTGGGACTATCGTTGGTCGTGGTGGATCGAATATTAAAAAGATTACCAGCAAGTTCCACCCAGCTCGATACGATCAAAAATTAGACCGTATGGTTCCAACAGAAGAAAACATCGATGTCATTGAATGGGTTCCAGATCCAGCTGAATTTATCTACAATGCGATCGCTCCTGCAGAAGTGGACCAAGTTATTTTTGATGATGAAGATAGCAAACATGCTCTCGTTGTGGTCCCAGATAACAAATTATCTCTTGCCATCGGTCGTCGTGGTCAAAACGTTCGTTTAGCAGCTCATTTGACTGGTTACCGCATCGATATCAAATCTGCTAGTGAGTTCGAAGAAATGGAAGCAGCTCAGGAAACTTTTGAAGACCAAGTAGAAAGTGACGAAGAGCAAGTCGATTAA
- a CDS encoding YlxQ-related RNA-binding protein, which yields MNKQKISNLLGLAQRAGKLISGEELVIKAIQEEKAKLVFLANDAASNLTKKVTDKGHYYEVQVSTVFSTLELSTAIGRARKVVAVVDAGFSKKMRSLME from the coding sequence TTGAATAAGCAAAAGATAAGTAATTTGTTGGGTTTGGCGCAAAGAGCAGGAAAACTCATTTCTGGAGAAGAACTCGTGATCAAAGCAATCCAGGAAGAAAAAGCAAAATTAGTTTTTCTGGCAAATGATGCAGCTAGTAACCTGACAAAAAAGGTGACAGATAAGGGTCACTATTATGAGGTTCAAGTATCTACCGTGTTTTCAACACTAGAATTAAGCACTGCAATTGGACGTGCCCGTAAGGTCGTCGCTGTTGTAGATGCTGGATTTTCAAAGAAAATGAGGTCTCTTATGGAATAG
- the rnpM gene encoding RNase P modulator RnpM, with amino-acid sequence MVKTRKIPLRKSVVSNEIIDKRDLLRIVKNKEGQVFIDPTGKANGRGAYIKLDNEEAALAKKKKVFNRSFNMEVEEAFYDELIAYVDHKVKRRELGLE; translated from the coding sequence ATGGTAAAAACAAGAAAAATCCCTTTAAGAAAATCTGTCGTTTCAAATGAAATTATTGATAAGCGCGATTTGCTCCGCATTGTCAAAAATAAAGAAGGACAAGTCTTTATCGATCCAACTGGCAAAGCCAATGGTCGAGGTGCTTACATCAAGCTAGACAATGAAGAAGCGGCACTTGCTAAGAAAAAGAAAGTTTTTAATCGTAGCTTTAATATGGAAGTGGAAGAAGCTTTCTATGATGAATTGATCGCTTATGTAGATCATAAGGTGAAGAGAAGAGAGTTAGGCCTTGAATAA